The following proteins are encoded in a genomic region of Anaerolineales bacterium:
- a CDS encoding aldo/keto reductase, translated as MKQRKINGTLVGEIGLGCMGMSQSYGPSDDNESLRVLDRAVELGCNFWDTADVYGAGKNELLVGKALKKHRQSVFLATKVGNVYDRNLTTHQDQVQANAGWIVDGTPAYIHKCIDLSLQRLGVDVIDLYYLHRVDPQVPIEDTMGAMADLVREGKVRYLGLSEASADTIRRAVKVHTITALQSEYSLWTRHVEAEILPTCRELGIVFVPYSPLGRGFLTGTVTDIDQLSENDFRRRNPRFQGENFQENLKILPVIQRIADRQHATPAQVALAWVLKQGTDLIPIPGTKHLRYLEENLATAEITLTPADLGDLDRIRPHGERYPEVNRAYVQK; from the coding sequence ATGAAACAGCGTAAGATTAATGGTACTTTGGTAGGCGAGATTGGTCTGGGCTGCATGGGCATGAGCCAGTCTTACGGCCCCAGTGATGATAACGAATCGTTGCGCGTGCTCGATCGTGCCGTGGAGCTGGGCTGTAATTTTTGGGACACGGCCGATGTATACGGTGCGGGTAAAAATGAGCTGCTGGTAGGCAAGGCCTTGAAAAAGCACCGCCAGTCGGTCTTCCTGGCTACCAAGGTTGGGAATGTATATGACCGCAACCTCACCACCCACCAGGATCAGGTGCAGGCGAATGCCGGTTGGATCGTTGATGGCACGCCAGCATATATCCACAAGTGCATCGACCTGAGCTTGCAGCGCCTGGGAGTGGATGTGATCGACCTCTACTATCTTCACCGGGTGGACCCGCAGGTCCCCATTGAAGATACGATGGGTGCCATGGCTGACCTGGTGCGTGAAGGCAAAGTTCGCTACCTGGGGCTGAGCGAAGCTTCTGCCGATACCATTCGGCGTGCAGTCAAGGTCCACACCATCACTGCCCTGCAGTCTGAATATTCACTGTGGACGCGCCACGTGGAAGCAGAGATCCTGCCCACCTGCCGTGAGCTGGGCATCGTCTTTGTGCCTTACTCACCCCTTGGGCGTGGTTTCCTGACCGGCACCGTCACCGACATCGATCAACTCAGCGAGAACGACTTCCGCCGCCGGAATCCTCGCTTCCAGGGTGAGAACTTCCAGGAGAACCTGAAGATCCTGCCTGTCATCCAGCGCATCGCCGACAGGCAGCATGCCACCCCCGCTCAGGTTGCCCTGGCCTGGGTGCTCAAGCAGGGGACCGACCTGATCCCCATCCCTGGCACCAAGCACTTGCGCTACCTTGAAGAAAACCTGGCCACGGCAGAGATTACCCTAACTCCTGCTGACCTGGGTGACCTTGATCGCATTCGCCCCCATGGTGAGCGCTATCCGGAGGTCAACCGGGCATACGTGCAAAAATGA
- a CDS encoding nuclear transport factor 2 family protein, giving the protein MSPVRMERLEAGVRTLIAFTEAFNHRDLPGMLALVNESCVFEDSTPAPDGKRLVGKPALAQYYQELFARLPQSHLKIEESFGFGYHCILLWRHDWDEPDGRQAHLRGVDICRVQDGLIHERLSYTKG; this is encoded by the coding sequence ATGAGCCCTGTCCGCATGGAACGCCTCGAAGCGGGTGTGCGCACGCTGATCGCCTTCACCGAGGCCTTCAACCACCGCGACCTGCCCGGTATGCTGGCCCTGGTCAACGAGTCGTGCGTCTTCGAAGACAGCACTCCCGCACCGGATGGCAAGCGCCTGGTGGGCAAACCGGCACTCGCTCAATACTACCAGGAGCTCTTCGCCCGGTTGCCGCAGTCGCACCTCAAGATCGAAGAATCATTCGGTTTTGGCTACCATTGCATCCTGCTCTGGCGCCACGACTGGGATGAGCCTGACGGCCGACAGGCTCACCTGCGCGGTGTCGATATCTGCCGCGTGCAGGATGGTTTGATCCATGAGAGGCTGTCTTACACGAAAGGGTGA